A window from Rhea pennata isolate bPtePen1 chromosome 1, bPtePen1.pri, whole genome shotgun sequence encodes these proteins:
- the PTMS gene encoding parathymosin, which yields MSEKRLEEAPAELSAKEMKEKKEKLEEKTVHKEKKKEIAEDEENGAEEDEEENPEDVDEDEGGDEDEDGDENGQEQDGHAEKRSAEEEEDEVDPKRQKTENGSSA from the exons ATGTCGGAAAAACGCCTAGAGGAGGCGCCAGCGGAGCTGAGTGCCAAG gaaatgaaagaaaagaaagaaaaactagaagagaaaacagtccacaaagaaaagaagaaggagatAGCAGAG GATGAAGAAAATGGCGCtgaagaggatgaggaagagaaTCCTGAGGATGTGGATGAAGATGAAGGTGGTGATGAGGATGAAG ATGGAGATGAGAATGGGCAAGAGCAGGATGGACATGCAGAAAAACGatctgcagaggaggaagag GATGAAGTGGATCCAAAgagacagaagacagaaaacGGATCTTCAGCTTGA